The following proteins come from a genomic window of Dreissena polymorpha isolate Duluth1 chromosome 1, UMN_Dpol_1.0, whole genome shotgun sequence:
- the LOC127856550 gene encoding protein SPT2 homolog, with the protein MDFNEILSVAHKNQEISKKGKYHGYSTDLSAPKKEKRDKTKRSEVVQKLIEASHPEKSVSKDGSRSYTQQNEKEHKSFQIPKKIKIENLMKDLGSDDDSDNKSNSPRSSSVQSDKGSNLETAHDKQDSYYKHKKHKMDSNDNSVGKHQTQSSSSNHSTSSRNSSSHHSSDRHSGGKNSGNKQNTDRHLSDKHSMGKHSSDKQTIDKHSNGKPTTDKHSSDKHSSERYSSDKNSNDKHINHSDRHSSDKYPSKKSSSDQNSRDIHSDKSSVRSSESRTKSSSTVKDSASSSKKVKAPSELSLEELRKQVFSMKEKEKQLDNLEANQKKTEEKPVISLEKNRQGVADTDAYKKACILAMMQEKKERMKAKLEEEKASNKPHKERGKRSGDKERISDKMGHKVKSKSTVKDDYDSDDDIPAGAMDMSFNSSLLDSGCVDMKSIKKKIDEKLSNYNFEDKPEKEKKYSKRSPSNKNDKKSFTKLKDKHKKSHSGHNQHQSKAEKMKSLMRNDYKSNFSGNDHKEQRKLKKPGIVRRAQFQPPPPKFEDLLKLAEQKSKEVPLNEPLKPVKPKKIEERPMTQEEIERRQRAEDHRKRREDEKAGILKHVKPEMMPASKGDSSMLKSALIGKPDVKGNMTGKSDVKGNQTSSKKPPGLSSVQKPSISKKKYDVESESVIVCQPAGVEKKMVKEDPGLNPFDRIVSQFKKTTPKLDKRKMDDEPMFSDYDDEEDEYDEDDDFIDDGGDTEDVSAHIRSIFGYDKRKYRFEDSDDENMEANFTTIMKEEARSAKIGRMEDLEDIRREEEELKRKMKAKKMRR; encoded by the exons GGAAAGTACCATGGATATTCAACAGACTTATCAGCACCAAAGAAGGAGAAACGTGACAAAACAAAGAGATCTGAAGTTGTTCAAAAGCTAATAGAGGCGAGTCATCCAG AAAAAAGTGTATCAAAGGATGGCTCGAGATCATATACTCAGCAAAATGAAAAAGAGCACAAAAGCTTCCAAATTCCTAAGaaaatcaaaattgaaaatctgATGAAAGATCTGGGGAGTGATGATGATTCAGACAACAAGTCAAACAGTCCAAGAAGTTCATCGGTGCAATCAGACAAAGGCAGCAATTTGGAGACAGCTCATGACAAGCAAGACAGTTActacaaacataaaaaacataaaatggaTAGTAATGATAACAGTGTTGGGAAACATCAAACTCAGTCGAGCAGTTCCAATCACTCTACCTCAAGTAGAAATTCTAGTAGCCATCACTCAAGTGATCGACATTCTGGTGGTAAAAATTCAGgtaataaacaaaatacagaTAGACACTTAAGTGATAAACATTCTATGGGTAAACACTCAAGTGATAAACAAACTATAGATAAACACTCAAATGGTAAACCCACCACTGATAAACATTCAAGTGATAAACATTCTAGTGAAAGATATTCAAGTGATAAAAACTCTAATGATAAACATATAAATCATAGCGACAGACACTCAAGTGATAAATATCCAAGTAAAAAGTCTTCGAGTGACCAGAACTCAAGAGATATACATTCAGATAAATCAAGTGTCAGGTCTTCTGAATCTAGAACTAAAAGTTCCAGCACTGTAAAAGACTCAGCTAGTAGTTCTAAAAAAGTGAAAGCACCGTCAGAATTAAGTCTTGAGGAGTTGCGAAAACAGGTATTCAGCATGAAAGAAAAGGAAAAACAGCTTGATAATCTAGAGGCAAACCAGAAGAAAACAGAAGAAAAACCTGTTATTTCTCTAGAGAAAAATAGACAAG GTGTTGCTGACACAGACGCTTACAAGAAGGCGTGCATACTGGCCATGATGCAGGAGAAGAAGGAACGCATGAAGGCAAAACTGGAGGAGGAGAAGGCTAGCAATAAGCCACACAAGGAGCGCGGTAAAAGATCAG GTGACAAAGAAAGGATCTCAGATAAGATGGGTCACAAAGTGAAATCTAAAAGTACAGTGAAGGATGATTACGACTCTGATGACGATATTCCAGCTGGTGCCATGGACATGAGTTTCAACTCTTCATTGCTGGATTCTGGATGTGTGGACATGAAGTCGATTAAGAAAAAAATTGATGAAAAGCTGTCAAATTACAATTTTGAAGATAAGCCTGAGAAAGAGAAGAAATATTCAAAACGATCTCCAAGCAACAAAAATGACAAGAAGAGTTTTACTAAGCTTAAAGATAAGCACAAAAAATCTCATTCAGGTCATAACCAGCACCAGTCAAAGGCAGAAAAGATGAAATCACTGATGAGAAATGACTATAAATCAAACTTTTCAGGTAATGACCATAAAGAACAAAGGAAATTGAAAAAACCGGGCATCGTACGTAGAGCTCAGTTTCAGCCGCCTCCACCAAAATTTGAAGATTTACTGAAATTGGCTGAACAAAAAAGTAAAGAGGTTCCACTGAATGAGCCGCTGAAGCCAGTCAAACCAAAGAAAATAGAAGAGAGGCCAATGACTCAAGAGGAAATTGAGCGTCGACAAAGGGCTGAGGATCATCGGAAACGAAGAGAAGATGAAAAAGCCGGTATCCTCAAACATGTGAAACCTGAAATGATGCCAGCATCTAAGGGTGACTCTAGCATGTTGAAAAGTGCACTTATTGGGAAGCCAGATGTGAAAGGCAATATGACAGGAAAGTCTGATGTGAAAGGTAATCAGACAAGCTCAAAGAAACCTCCAGGACTCAGCAGTGTTCAGAAGCCGTCAATCTCCAAGAAAAAATACGATGTAGAAAGTGAGAGTGTCATTGTATGCCAGCCAGCTGGGGTAGAGAAGAAAATGGTCAAAGAAGATCCAGGCTTGAACCCATTTGATAGGATTGTCAGCCAGTTTAAAAAGACCACCCCAAAACTAG ATAAGAGGAAAATGGATGACGAGCCCATGTTCTCTGATTacgatgatgaagaagatgagtATGATGAGGATGATGACTTCATTGATGATGGGGGCGATACAGAGGATGTCTCGGCACATATACGAAGTATTTTTGGATACGACAAACGAAA GTATAGGTTTGAGGACAGCGATGATGAGAATATGGAGGCCAACTTTACTACAATCATGAAAGAGGAAGCTAGGAG CGCCAAAATCGGTCGCATGGAAGATTTGGAAGATATTCGCCGTGAAGAAGAGGAgttgaagagaaaaatgaaagCGAAGAAAATGAGAAGATAA